The Pelecanus crispus isolate bPelCri1 chromosome 7, bPelCri1.pri, whole genome shotgun sequence genome includes a window with the following:
- the SLC24A1 gene encoding sodium/potassium/calcium exchanger 1: MHLPRRRRLQRNRIFFLLAIVLVLSLYQLQFSPSALPAPQRAPQPTDPIKVTSRDLSRNKTAVTGNVTAAPKIRHCIYVDPEPTVPITTSVDTPPHRENVSESYPDEKPPYESKGEYPEDLFSVEERRQGWVVLHIFGMMYVFVALAIVCDEYFVPALGVITEKLQISEDVAGATFMAAGGSAPELFTSLIGVFISHSNVGIGTIVGSAVFNILFVIGTCALFSREILHLTWWPLFRDISFYILDLLMLILFFLDSVIDWWESLLLLTAYAIYVFTMKQNVYLEQWVKQELNKKLNAVQAASAEHIRKKSSGAVADDGTKQPGDGRKLQPASALQRGSSSASLHNSQMRSTIFQLMIHTLDPLAGAKFKDRVNILSNIAKAKVETQGSKPEAEEEKKAPSTVQVTPASDSEPSKDKRKADAPQDGQPSSDSDTSSDSSSESEEGSDDDSTDDDENDEPLSLEWPETRKKQAIYLFLFPIVFPLWSTLPDVRNPDSKKFFVITFFGSIIWIAVFSYLMVWWAHQVGETIGISEEIMGLTILAAGTSIPDLITSVIVARKGLGDMAVSSSVGSNIFDITVGLPVPWFLYSVFNGLSPVAVSSNGLFCAIVLLFLMLLFVILSIAVCKWKMNKLLGLTMFALYFVFLIISVMLEDKIISCPVSV; this comes from the exons ATGCATTTACCACGGAGAAGGCGGCTACAACGGAACCGAatctttttcttgcttgccATAGTGTTGGTCCTCTCTCTCTATCAGCTCCAGTTCAGCCCCTCTGCCCTTCCAGCACCACAAAGAGCACCCCAGCCCACGGACCCCATCAAAGTGACCTCCAGGGACCTCTCCAGGAACAAGACTGCTGTAACAGGCAATGTCACGGCAGCCCCCAAAATAAGGCACTGTATATATGTGGATCCTGAGCCAACTGTGCCCATCACTACATCAGTGGATACACCACCACACCGAGAAAATGTCAGCGAAAGCTACCCAGATGAAAAACCACCATACGAGTCCAAAGGAGAATACCCCGAGGACCTATTCAGTGTGGAAGAACGCAGGCAAGGGTGGGTTGTACTTCACATCTTTGGCATGATGTATGTATTTGTGGCCTTGGCCATAGTGTGTGATGAGTATTTTGTCCCTGCTTTGGGAGTGATCACAGAGAAGTTGCAGATCTCTGAAGATGTGGCTGGAGCCACCTTCATGGCAGCAGGTGGATCAGCACCAGAACTCTTCACCTCCCTCATAGGTGTCTTCATCTCACACAGCAATGTGGGCATCGGTACCATTGTGGGCTCAGCAGTGTTTAATATCCTCTTTGTCATTGGCACCTGTGCCCTCTTCTCAAGGGAGATACTCCACTTGACATGGTGGCCCTTATTTAGAGACATCTCATTCTACATTCTAGACTTACTGATGCTCATCCTGTTTTTCCTAGACAGTGTCATTGATTGGTGGGAAAGCCTCCTTTTACTGACTGCCTATGCCATATATGTATTCACTATGAAACAGAACGTGTACCTAGAACAATGGGTGAAGCAGGAGCTGAACAAGAAGCTAaatgctgtgcaggcagcatcaGCAGAGCATATACGGAAG AAAAGCAGTGGGGCAGTTGCAGATGATGGAACAAAGCAGCCAGGAGATGGGAGGAAGCTGCAG CCTGCATCAGCCTTACAGcgaggcagcagctcagcctccCTACACAACTCTCAAATGCGCAGCACCATCTTCCAACTCATGATCCACACCCTGGACCCCCTGGCAGGAG CAAAATTTAAAGACAGGGTTAACATCCTGAGCAACATAGCCAAGGCCAAAGTAGAGACTCAAGGATCAAAACCAGAAG cagaagaggaaaagaaggcacCAAGCACCGTTCAGGTAACTCCCGCCAGCGATTCTGAACCCAGCAAAGACAAACGGAAGGCAGACGCACCGCAAGATGGACAG CCCTCTTCAGACAGCGATACCTCTTCAGACAGCAGCTCTGAGAGTGAGGAAGGCAGCGATGATGACAGCACAGATGATGATGAAAACGATGAGCCCTTATCTCTTGAATGGCCAGAAACTAGGAAAAAACAAGCGatttaccttttcctttttcccattGTCTTCCCTCTCTGGAGCACTCTGCCTGATGTTAGAAACCCG GACTCCAAAAAATTCTTTGTCATCACGTTTTTTGGATCCATCATCTGGATTGCTGTATTCTCTTACCTGATGGTGTGGTGGGCTCACCAG GTTGGTGAAACAATTGGGATATCAGAGGAAATTATGGGGTTAACCATCCTGGCAGCAGGAACATCAATCCCTGACCTTATCACCAGTGTCATCGTTGCACGGAAAGGCCTAGGTGACATGGCTGTCTCCAGTTCCGTAGGCAGCAATATCTTTGATATCACTGTTGG TTTGCCAGTTCCTTGGTTCCTTTATTCTGTCTTCAATGGGCTCAGTCCAGTTGCAGTCAGCAGCAATGGTTTGTTTTGTGCaattgttctcctttttctcatgcTCCTATTTGTGATTCTCTCGATCGCTGTctgtaaatggaaaatgaaCAAACTACTGGGGCTCACTATGTTTGCTCTTTACTTTGTGTTTTTGATCATCAGCGTGATGTTAGAAGACAAGATAATATCCTGCCCAGTATCTGTATGA